AGCTGGTTGAGGTCGATGTCAGGACGCGTGTCCGCGGTGGCGTCCTGCCGGCCGACGGTCAACTCCTGGATCAGCACACACTCGAACTGGCGCGTCTGATCGGACGGCGACAGGAGCGTGATGCGCACGCCGTTCTCCCCCGCCGGCACGTGCGCCTGCGGGTTGGCGCCGCCCAGGCGGTTGCCGCACTCGTCGCAGAACAGCGTGTTGGGCGGGTGGCTGGCTCCGCAGGCGTTACACTGAATCATGGCTGTTGCGGGTCGGGCGGATCCGGCGGGATCGAATGGGTCAGGCCGCGCGTGCCGAAGCGGATGCGCATGCGGCCCTCGGCCGACAGGCGCCCGTTGCGGGACAACTCGCCCGCTTCCAGCAGGGCGGCGCGCGCCAGCTCAACCTCGCCGAAATTCATCAGATGGGTGGCCAGGCTCTTCAGCCGCGCGGTGGCGCGCACGGCGTCGCCGCGCTCG
The sequence above is a segment of the Chloroflexota bacterium genome. Coding sequences within it:
- a CDS encoding FHA domain-containing protein, translated to MIQCNACGASHPPNTLFCDECGNRLGGANPQAHVPAGENGVRITLLSPSDQTRQFECVLIQELTVGRQDATADTRPDIDLNQLNGADRGVSRRHARFVRGQGRVLLEDLNSLNGTFVSGRRLTASVPHEVRSGDELQFGKVTLRLQIDPA